A portion of the Lysinibacillus timonensis genome contains these proteins:
- the trpD gene encoding anthranilate phosphoribosyltransferase, with the protein MSIQIFTNRVSKGENLPYEDMVQAVEYVFNEDTPKDEIADFLIGLSAKGETAEEIAALATVMKSNAIEISVPEGTYLDNCGTGGDGLKSFNISTTSAFVLAASDVSVAKHGNRKISSASGSSDVLQALGIHTDFTIDDSVDMLKKEGITFLFAPNVHPKLKRIGEIRRAIGRPTIFNMTGPLTNPVDLKAQIVGINRRDFVTNYAEVLKILGRKRAIVVSGTQGMDEASLGNDNKFALLDDGEITPFHLHMEDLGLSPAPVEALRGGTPEENAVILVDLLKGKQSAYFDAVILNAGIGLFAYGKVDSIREGVEMARDSILSGRALCKLESVIEFSQGILKERAVH; encoded by the coding sequence ATGAGTATTCAAATTTTTACTAATCGCGTAAGTAAAGGTGAAAACTTGCCCTATGAAGATATGGTTCAAGCTGTTGAATATGTATTTAATGAAGATACTCCAAAAGATGAAATTGCAGACTTTTTGATTGGACTTAGCGCTAAAGGAGAAACAGCTGAAGAAATTGCTGCTCTTGCAACAGTCATGAAATCAAACGCGATTGAAATTTCTGTTCCAGAAGGCACTTATCTTGATAACTGTGGTACAGGAGGAGATGGGCTTAAAAGCTTCAATATAAGCACAACAAGTGCATTTGTTCTTGCTGCTAGTGATGTATCTGTTGCTAAACATGGCAATCGCAAAATTTCAAGTGCTTCTGGTAGTTCAGATGTTTTACAAGCGCTTGGGATTCATACTGATTTTACTATTGATGATTCTGTTGACATGTTAAAAAAGGAAGGTATCACTTTCCTTTTTGCACCGAATGTTCATCCAAAGCTTAAACGTATCGGTGAAATTCGCCGTGCTATTGGAAGACCAACCATCTTTAACATGACAGGTCCCCTTACAAACCCTGTTGATTTAAAAGCGCAAATCGTAGGTATTAATCGCCGCGATTTCGTTACGAACTATGCAGAAGTTCTTAAAATCCTTGGTAGAAAACGCGCAATAGTTGTTTCCGGTACTCAAGGGATGGATGAAGCTTCATTAGGTAATGATAACAAATTTGCTCTATTAGACGATGGTGAAATCACACCGTTTCATCTTCATATGGAAGATCTTGGCCTATCTCCTGCCCCAGTTGAAGCATTGCGTGGTGGGACACCAGAAGAAAATGCAGTTATTTTAGTTGATCTATTAAAAGGAAAACAAAGTGCATACTTTGATGCTGTTATATTAAACGCTGGCATTGGCTTGTTTGCATACGGAAAGGTTGATTCGATACGCGAAGGTGTTGAAATGGCTCGCGACAGTATTTTATCAGGACGCGCATTATGTAAATTAGAATCTGTTATTGAATTCAGTCAAGGAATTTTAAAGGAGCGTGCAGTACATTGA
- a CDS encoding QueT transporter family protein → MKVKFIATTGVLAALYVAVTLLIAPFGFTEIQFRVSEMFNHLVAFNPRYMLGIVIGVFISNLFSPLGMYDLVFGVGHSIITLSIFILICKFVKNTWARLIVNSFLFTFTMFIIAFELHLAVEIPWSLFFWTWFTCAVGEFAVLAVGAPIMYYLNKRLKFKDLI, encoded by the coding sequence ATGAAAGTAAAATTTATTGCTACGACAGGTGTACTTGCAGCTCTCTATGTTGCGGTTACCCTACTTATTGCCCCATTTGGGTTTACGGAAATTCAATTCCGTGTATCAGAGATGTTTAACCATTTGGTTGCATTTAACCCACGCTACATGCTTGGGATTGTCATTGGTGTTTTTATATCTAATTTATTCTCACCACTTGGTATGTATGATTTAGTGTTCGGTGTAGGTCATTCAATTATTACGCTTTCAATCTTCATCTTAATTTGTAAGTTTGTGAAAAACACTTGGGCGCGTTTGATTGTTAACTCATTCCTATTCACATTTACAATGTTTATCATTGCATTTGAGTTACATTTAGCAGTTGAAATACCATGGTCACTTTTCTTCTGGACTTGGTTTACATGTGCAGTTGGTGAATTCGCTGTCCTTGCTGTTGGGGCGCCGATTATGTATTACTTAAATAAACGATTAAAATTTAAAGATTTAATCTAA
- a CDS encoding ABC transporter substrate-binding protein: MKKLSFLLFGLLLMLAACGSGTSSEPTNEPAENTNGSTTEEASEPTTEAKTFKVGITQIVEHPSLDAATEGFIAAIEESGLDVKFEKNNAQNDQSMNVTIAQDLVSQNVDLIFANSTPSAQAAKNATADIPIVFTSVTDPVTAELVESMEAPGANVTGTVDLHPDTIANTVNFLVDELGVTKVGTVYNTGEQNSVVQVEQVKALLEEKGGQLVEAAVTTSAEVKQATESLLGQVEAFYIITDNTVVSALATVVDVANSNQLPLVVGELDSVSGGGLAAYGFSYYDIGYEAGQMAVKILKGEATPSEIPAAYPANLKLVVNKSTAEAIGVEIKDSWNAEVVE; encoded by the coding sequence ATGAAAAAACTTTCGTTTTTATTATTTGGTCTGTTATTAATGTTAGCTGCCTGTGGTAGTGGAACAAGTAGCGAACCTACAAATGAACCAGCAGAAAACACAAATGGTTCGACAACAGAAGAGGCATCCGAACCAACAACTGAAGCGAAAACGTTCAAAGTTGGTATTACTCAAATTGTGGAGCATCCATCTTTAGATGCTGCTACGGAAGGTTTTATTGCTGCAATTGAAGAGTCAGGCTTAGATGTTAAGTTTGAGAAAAACAATGCACAAAACGACCAAAGTATGAATGTAACAATCGCACAAGACTTAGTAAGTCAAAATGTTGATTTAATTTTTGCTAACTCAACACCATCAGCTCAAGCAGCTAAAAATGCAACTGCGGATATTCCAATTGTATTTACATCAGTAACGGATCCGGTTACTGCTGAGTTAGTAGAATCTATGGAAGCACCTGGAGCAAATGTAACAGGTACAGTTGATTTACACCCTGATACAATTGCTAACACTGTAAACTTCTTAGTTGATGAATTAGGTGTTACAAAGGTAGGAACAGTTTATAACACTGGTGAGCAAAACTCAGTAGTTCAAGTGGAACAAGTGAAAGCTTTATTGGAAGAAAAAGGTGGTCAACTAGTAGAAGCTGCGGTTACGACATCTGCGGAAGTTAAACAAGCGACAGAATCATTATTAGGGCAAGTTGAAGCATTTTATATCATTACTGACAATACGGTTGTATCAGCACTTGCTACTGTAGTAGATGTTGCAAACTCAAATCAACTTCCACTTGTTGTAGGTGAATTAGATTCTGTATCTGGCGGTGGATTAGCTGCATACGGTTTCTCATACTATGATATCGGTTATGAAGCAGGTCAAATGGCAGTGAAAATTTTAAAGGGTGAAGCAACACCTTCAGAGATTCCAGCTGCATACCCAGCTAACTTAAAATTAGTAGTGAATAAATCAACTGCTGAAGCAATCGGAGTAGAAATTAAAGATTCTTGGAATGCAGAAGTAGTCGAATAG
- a CDS encoding ABC transporter permease: MFLSIFGSVEQGIIYAIMALGVYLTFRVLDFPDLTVDGSFVTGAATAAMMIVLGYHPILATFAAIVAGFIAGCITGLLNTKGKINPLLSGILMMIALYSINLRIMGLSAENAIVKPNIQLPSQETIFTQFQSIWGSFGIDEGLSSFVKSIGSDTAPTTWGTILVVLIITIIIKFIADWFLKTEVGLAIRATGDNKRMIRSFSANTDTLIILGLGLSNALVAFSGALIAQYSKFADVNMGIGMIVIGLASVIIGEAIFGTKTIFRATLAIVFGAIIYRIIYALALRVPWLDSSDMKLITAIIVILALVIPQLIKKRQEKKRKEKRRLERLAEQRLSVQGGNDLA; the protein is encoded by the coding sequence ATGTTCTTATCTATCTTTGGTTCAGTCGAGCAAGGAATCATCTATGCAATTATGGCACTCGGAGTGTATTTAACATTCCGAGTGTTAGATTTTCCAGATTTGACGGTTGACGGAAGCTTTGTAACGGGAGCAGCAACAGCAGCGATGATGATTGTTTTAGGCTATCACCCGATTCTAGCTACATTCGCAGCAATCGTTGCTGGATTTATTGCTGGATGTATAACTGGTCTATTAAACACAAAAGGGAAAATCAACCCTTTATTATCGGGAATTTTAATGATGATCGCATTGTATTCTATCAATCTTCGTATTATGGGGTTATCTGCAGAAAATGCAATTGTAAAACCAAATATACAATTACCAAGTCAAGAAACTATATTTACACAGTTTCAAAGTATTTGGGGGTCATTTGGAATTGATGAAGGTTTATCAAGTTTTGTAAAATCCATAGGTTCTGATACAGCTCCTACTACATGGGGAACAATACTTGTTGTACTAATCATAACGATAATTATTAAATTCATCGCAGATTGGTTCTTAAAAACGGAAGTCGGGTTAGCAATCCGTGCAACAGGTGATAACAAAAGAATGATTCGAAGCTTTTCGGCAAATACGGATACGTTAATCATATTGGGACTTGGGCTTTCCAATGCCTTAGTTGCATTTTCTGGAGCTTTAATCGCTCAATACTCTAAATTTGCCGATGTAAACATGGGAATCGGGATGATTGTAATCGGCTTAGCATCTGTTATTATCGGTGAAGCGATTTTTGGAACGAAAACAATTTTCCGAGCTACATTAGCAATCGTTTTCGGTGCAATTATTTATCGGATCATTTACGCGCTTGCGTTACGTGTTCCATGGTTAGATTCTAGCGACATGAAGTTAATTACGGCAATCATTGTTATTTTAGCGCTTGTTATACCTCAGCTTATTAAAAAACGACAAGAGAAAAAACGCAAAGAAAAAAGACGTCTCGAACGACTTGCAGAACAACGTCTGTCAGTGCAAGGGGGGAACGACCTTGCTTAA
- a CDS encoding ABC transporter ATP-binding protein has product MLKLEGINKVFNEGTLDEKVALNNIDLHLAPGDFVTVIGSNGAGKSTMLNMISGALLPDFGAITIDGKDVTKLPEFKRSQLIGRVFQDPMAGTAPTMTIEENLAIAYSRNKKRGLRFGVNRERRDFFKTSLEKLHMNLENRLTAKVGLLSGGERQALSLLMATYTRPSILLLDEHTAALDPSRAELITDITKQLVYENNLTTLMVTHNMQQAIDLGNRLIMMDKGQIILEVDEAKKPNLTIPDLMAEFERIRGEKMASDRALLG; this is encoded by the coding sequence TTGCTTAAACTAGAGGGAATTAATAAAGTATTTAATGAAGGAACGTTAGATGAAAAGGTTGCCTTAAACAATATTGATTTACATCTAGCACCTGGCGATTTTGTTACAGTTATTGGTAGTAATGGAGCAGGGAAATCAACGATGCTAAATATGATTTCTGGTGCGTTATTACCGGATTTTGGAGCAATTACAATTGACGGCAAAGATGTAACAAAGCTACCTGAATTTAAACGTTCACAATTAATTGGACGTGTGTTCCAAGATCCGATGGCAGGAACTGCTCCAACAATGACAATTGAGGAAAATTTAGCAATTGCTTATTCTAGAAATAAAAAACGTGGATTACGATTCGGGGTAAACCGAGAACGTCGTGATTTCTTTAAAACTTCTCTAGAAAAATTGCATATGAATTTAGAAAATCGCTTAACCGCAAAGGTAGGCCTACTTTCAGGTGGTGAGCGTCAAGCATTATCGTTGTTAATGGCAACTTATACACGCCCATCCATCCTACTTTTAGATGAGCATACAGCGGCACTCGACCCATCACGCGCTGAGTTAATTACGGACATCACCAAACAATTAGTATACGAAAATAACTTAACGACCTTGATGGTAACCCATAACATGCAACAAGCCATAGACTTAGGAAATCGTTTAATCATGATGGATAAAGGACAAATTATTTTAGAAGTGGATGAAGCGAAAAAGCCAAATCTTACAATTCCAGATTTGATGGCTGAATTTGAACGCATTCGTGGAGAAAAAATGGCTTCCGACAGAGCGCTGTTAGGGTAA
- the ilvA gene encoding threonine ammonia-lyase IlvA, whose amino-acid sequence MEVVSTKTLAVEDILKAHHLLKDVVLHTPLQKNEYLSEKYEANIYIKREDLQSVRSFKLRGAFYKIKKIEVEARKRGVVCASAGNHAQGVAYACAHLGIKGAIFMPLTTPKQKVDQVRMFSRNQVEIILAGDTFDDSAAAAREYCEEHGMIFIHPFDDLDIIAGQGTVAVEVLNDIDEPLDFLFGGIGGGGLMSGVSAYVKNISPDSKVIGVEPAGAASMKAAFENKGPIQLEKINKFCDGTAVQLVGSKTYEICQQYLDDIVMVPEGKVSTTILDLYNKHAIVAEPSGALPVAALDLYADQIKGKTAVVIITGGNNDISRMQEIREKSLLYEGLLYYFIVNFPQRAGALRQFLTVVLGPNDDITHFEYTKKNNKESGPALVGIEVSKPEDYQGLIDRMHINGFSFTEVNKDSQLFNLLV is encoded by the coding sequence ATGGAAGTTGTAAGCACAAAAACTCTTGCAGTTGAAGATATCTTAAAAGCCCATCATCTATTGAAAGATGTAGTATTACATACACCTCTTCAAAAAAATGAATATTTATCTGAAAAGTATGAAGCAAATATATATATTAAACGTGAAGATTTACAATCAGTTCGTTCATTCAAGTTACGTGGGGCATTTTATAAAATAAAAAAAATAGAAGTAGAAGCACGAAAACGCGGTGTTGTTTGTGCAAGTGCGGGAAATCACGCTCAAGGTGTAGCTTACGCATGTGCGCATTTAGGTATTAAAGGAGCTATTTTTATGCCTTTAACTACACCTAAACAAAAAGTGGATCAAGTACGTATGTTTAGTCGAAATCAAGTTGAAATTATTCTAGCAGGAGATACATTTGACGATTCAGCAGCCGCTGCACGAGAGTACTGTGAAGAACACGGAATGATTTTTATCCATCCTTTTGATGATTTAGATATCATTGCAGGGCAAGGTACTGTTGCTGTTGAAGTATTAAACGACATTGATGAACCATTAGATTTTCTTTTCGGTGGCATCGGTGGTGGCGGATTAATGTCAGGAGTCTCTGCATATGTTAAGAACATTTCGCCAGATAGCAAAGTAATCGGTGTTGAGCCAGCTGGTGCAGCAAGTATGAAGGCTGCATTTGAAAACAAAGGTCCTATACAACTTGAAAAAATTAATAAATTCTGTGATGGCACTGCAGTACAACTTGTTGGTAGTAAAACATATGAAATATGCCAACAATATTTGGATGATATCGTAATGGTTCCCGAGGGAAAAGTTAGTACGACTATTTTAGATTTGTACAACAAGCATGCAATTGTTGCTGAACCGTCTGGTGCACTTCCTGTTGCAGCACTAGACTTATACGCTGATCAAATAAAAGGTAAAACAGCAGTTGTGATTATTACTGGTGGGAACAATGATATTAGTCGTATGCAAGAAATAAGAGAGAAATCTTTATTATATGAAGGATTATTATACTACTTCATTGTTAACTTCCCACAACGCGCTGGTGCTTTACGCCAATTCTTAACCGTTGTTCTTGGTCCAAACGATGATATTACTCATTTCGAATACACAAAGAAAAACAATAAAGAAAGCGGCCCCGCCCTTGTAGGTATTGAGGTTAGTAAACCAGAAGATTACCAAGGACTCATTGATCGTATGCACATTAACGGCTTCTCCTTTACAGAAGTGAATAAAGATAGTCAATTGTTTAATTTACTTGTTTAA
- a CDS encoding YjiH family protein, with amino-acid sequence MTKKFTPYTWFLFIALSVIGIILFIVPINTPDGIKVPIAMLANFLSANVVTYIHWFAFVVFIIAAAGSIIVHFIPQKEERTIINSIFRVNWFWTIMRVLAVVFATMYLFQIGPEAFTSDNTSGLLLTPDGGLVTMMFSLFLFAGLLLPLLTDFGLLEFFGSMMVKIMRPLFKIPGRAAIDCLASFVGDGTIGVLLTNRQYEDKNYTAREAATIATTFSVVSITFCFVVLETIGMSNYFIQFYGSVILVSIILAIIMPRIFPLSRIPDLKIDGSKPAENSEDVPEGFNVFSFGLKNALTKANSNKNLGKVIGSGLKNVLEMWFAITPIIMAFGTIALVLAEYTSFFKFLGMPFEPILTLLQIPEASAAAQTMIVGFADMLLPAVLGAGIESELTRFFIATVSVTQLIYMSEVGGLILGTKLPLNIGKLFVIFLIRTIISIPIVALIAHLLF; translated from the coding sequence ATGACAAAAAAATTCACACCATATACATGGTTCCTATTTATTGCTCTGTCTGTTATTGGAATTATCCTATTCATTGTTCCTATTAACACTCCAGACGGTATTAAAGTGCCCATTGCAATGTTAGCGAATTTCCTTTCAGCAAACGTTGTTACATATATTCACTGGTTTGCATTTGTTGTATTTATAATCGCAGCAGCAGGGTCTATTATTGTGCACTTCATTCCACAAAAGGAAGAACGCACAATTATTAATTCAATTTTCCGTGTTAATTGGTTCTGGACAATCATGCGTGTGTTAGCTGTCGTTTTTGCAACTATGTACTTATTCCAAATCGGACCTGAAGCCTTTACTAGTGATAATACATCTGGCTTACTACTAACTCCTGATGGCGGTTTAGTGACAATGATGTTCTCATTATTTTTATTTGCAGGTTTACTATTACCTTTACTAACTGACTTTGGATTACTTGAATTTTTCGGATCAATGATGGTAAAAATTATGCGTCCATTATTCAAAATTCCTGGTCGCGCCGCAATTGACTGTTTAGCTTCATTCGTTGGTGATGGTACAATCGGGGTTTTATTAACGAATAGACAATACGAAGATAAAAACTACACTGCACGAGAAGCAGCAACTATTGCAACAACGTTCTCTGTCGTTTCCATTACTTTCTGTTTCGTCGTGCTTGAAACAATTGGTATGAGTAATTACTTTATTCAATTTTATGGATCAGTTATTTTAGTTAGTATCATTTTAGCAATCATTATGCCACGTATTTTCCCATTAAGCCGTATACCTGATTTAAAGATTGATGGTTCAAAACCGGCAGAAAATAGTGAGGATGTACCAGAAGGTTTCAATGTATTCTCTTTCGGATTAAAAAATGCTTTAACAAAAGCTAATAGTAATAAGAACTTGGGTAAAGTGATTGGTTCAGGCTTAAAAAACGTTTTAGAAATGTGGTTTGCCATTACGCCTATTATTATGGCTTTTGGTACAATCGCCCTTGTTCTTGCAGAATATACAAGCTTCTTTAAATTTTTAGGGATGCCATTCGAGCCAATTCTAACTCTCCTTCAAATCCCTGAAGCTAGTGCTGCTGCACAAACGATGATTGTTGGTTTCGCTGACATGTTATTACCTGCTGTTTTAGGAGCAGGCATTGAATCAGAACTAACTCGATTCTTTATTGCAACAGTATCAGTTACACAATTAATTTACATGTCTGAAGTCGGTGGATTGATTTTAGGTACAAAACTTCCATTAAATATTGGAAAGTTATTTGTCATCTTCCTAATTCGTACAATTATTTCAATACCTATCGTTGCTTTAATTGCACATTTGTTATTCTAG
- the bshB2 gene encoding bacillithiol biosynthesis deacetylase BshB2, with the protein MTLQPERHVLVVFPHPDDEAFSSAGTIRLYRNMGVPVTYACLTLGEMGRNLGNPPFATRESLPEIRRKELIAACEAMGIEDLRMMGFRDKTVEFEDDEKMVKLVTDLINELNPSLIITFFPGYAVHPDHEATARAVVEAVRRMDKQQRPRIYAAAFANNTVAELGQPTIVHDVASVRNDKEAALRAHNSQTAWMMEETKHRIEEGRPMSESWYNIESYYLYTFND; encoded by the coding sequence ATGACATTACAACCTGAAAGACATGTGTTAGTTGTTTTCCCTCATCCAGATGATGAAGCATTTTCTTCTGCGGGAACAATTAGACTTTATCGAAATATGGGAGTACCCGTTACATATGCTTGTTTAACACTTGGAGAAATGGGACGTAATCTCGGTAACCCACCGTTTGCAACAAGAGAGTCCCTTCCTGAAATTCGCAGGAAGGAATTAATCGCTGCTTGCGAAGCAATGGGTATCGAAGATCTTCGTATGATGGGATTCCGTGATAAAACAGTAGAATTTGAAGATGATGAAAAAATGGTTAAACTAGTAACAGATTTAATTAATGAGTTAAATCCATCCTTAATCATTACATTCTTCCCAGGATACGCAGTTCACCCAGATCATGAAGCCACTGCTCGTGCTGTAGTTGAAGCCGTACGTCGTATGGATAAACAACAACGACCACGAATTTATGCGGCTGCCTTTGCAAATAATACTGTAGCTGAATTAGGTCAACCTACTATTGTTCATGATGTTGCAAGTGTTAGAAATGACAAAGAAGCTGCACTTCGAGCTCATAACTCTCAAACTGCTTGGATGATGGAAGAAACAAAGCATCGTATTGAAGAAGGCAGACCTATGAGCGAAAGTTGGTATAATATCGAATCATATTATCTCTATACTTTTAACGACTAA
- a CDS encoding YojF family protein — MKEVQIDELQELLNSFANKDVYIHLETTNGSYASHFDEKVFNAGAFIRNVKIRYELGKIVGDTPHRVGLKMEHGWVYAQGITHYELDEQGRLLMAGLDYTGKLAVALEISETPFSY; from the coding sequence ATGAAGGAAGTACAAATTGATGAGCTCCAAGAATTGCTTAATTCTTTTGCGAACAAAGACGTCTATATTCATTTAGAAACGACAAATGGGTCATACGCATCTCATTTCGATGAAAAAGTTTTTAATGCAGGGGCTTTTATTCGCAATGTCAAAATTCGCTATGAATTAGGTAAAATTGTAGGTGACACCCCTCATCGTGTTGGTTTAAAAATGGAGCATGGTTGGGTTTACGCACAAGGGATTACGCATTATGAACTGGATGAACAAGGGCGCCTACTAATGGCCGGCCTTGACTATACTGGAAAACTTGCCGTTGCACTTGAAATTAGTGAAACGCCATTTTCTTATTAA
- the thiD gene encoding bifunctional hydroxymethylpyrimidine kinase/phosphomethylpyrimidine kinase: MTLKKTLTIAGSDASGGAGLEADLKAFEEHNTYGMAAVTVIATMDPDNNWNHGVYTLPIDVLKAQLKTAFSTGIDALKTGMLSTEEVIQTSGEAIQASGVKNVVIDPVMVCKGEDEVLNPGTVGAMIEFLLPQALVATPNLFEAGQLAGTGTPKTIDEMKIAAEKIYALGAKNVVIKGGRALQTEKAVDLFYDGEKFYLLETAKVETTYNHGAGCTFAASITANLANGLSVKDAVFEAKEFVAAAIKHGWKLNQYVGPVYHGAKPRLGAPEVTINEI; encoded by the coding sequence ATGACTTTGAAAAAAACATTAACAATTGCCGGATCTGATGCTTCTGGTGGAGCTGGATTAGAGGCAGACTTAAAAGCTTTTGAGGAACATAATACTTACGGTATGGCTGCGGTAACAGTTATTGCGACAATGGATCCAGACAACAATTGGAACCACGGCGTCTATACATTACCTATCGATGTTTTAAAAGCACAATTGAAAACAGCCTTCTCAACAGGAATCGATGCGTTAAAAACTGGTATGTTATCAACTGAGGAAGTGATCCAAACATCAGGTGAAGCAATTCAAGCTTCTGGTGTAAAAAACGTCGTTATTGACCCAGTTATGGTGTGTAAAGGTGAAGATGAAGTATTAAACCCTGGTACAGTGGGCGCAATGATTGAATTCCTTCTTCCACAAGCATTGGTCGCAACACCAAATCTTTTTGAAGCAGGTCAATTAGCTGGTACTGGCACTCCGAAAACAATTGATGAAATGAAAATTGCTGCTGAAAAAATTTATGCACTTGGTGCAAAAAACGTTGTCATTAAAGGTGGCCGTGCACTGCAAACAGAAAAAGCAGTGGACTTATTCTATGATGGTGAAAAATTCTATTTACTTGAAACAGCTAAAGTAGAAACAACTTATAACCATGGTGCTGGTTGTACATTTGCAGCAAGTATTACCGCTAACTTAGCAAATGGATTGAGTGTGAAAGATGCTGTATTTGAAGCAAAAGAATTTGTTGCTGCTGCTATAAAACACGGTTGGAAATTAAATCAATATGTAGGTCCTGTATATCATGGTGCTAAACCTCGCTTAGGTGCACCTGAAGTAACAATTAACGAAATTTAG
- a CDS encoding uracil-DNA glycosylase, translating to MWKEFDNNWREILGEEMKKTYYQDLRKFVAEEYKTKTVYPPIEDVMNAFESVDYLDVKVVILGQDPYHGPGQAHGMCFSIKKGVAHPPSLRNIFQELHNDIGCPIPKDGYLMKWALQGVFLLNTVLTVRQGEANSHKGKGWEKFTDAVIEKLAMRQDPIQFVLWGKPAQSKQNIIKQIGPHHAILQAPHPSPLSAYRGFFGSKPFSKINSQLAIWGKQPIDWTL from the coding sequence ATGTGGAAAGAATTCGACAACAATTGGCGAGAAATTCTTGGCGAGGAAATGAAGAAAACATATTATCAAGATTTAAGAAAATTTGTAGCTGAGGAGTACAAAACAAAAACGGTTTACCCACCTATAGAAGATGTAATGAATGCCTTTGAATCAGTTGACTACCTAGATGTGAAAGTAGTCATTTTAGGACAAGATCCATATCATGGTCCGGGACAAGCACATGGCATGTGTTTTTCAATAAAAAAGGGGGTTGCACATCCTCCGAGTCTACGAAATATTTTTCAAGAGTTACATAATGATATAGGATGTCCAATTCCAAAGGACGGCTATTTAATGAAATGGGCTTTGCAAGGGGTATTCTTATTAAATACTGTTTTAACTGTACGTCAAGGTGAAGCAAATTCTCACAAGGGTAAAGGCTGGGAGAAATTCACAGACGCCGTAATAGAAAAGTTAGCAATGAGACAGGACCCCATCCAATTTGTTCTGTGGGGAAAACCTGCACAATCAAAACAAAACATTATTAAACAAATAGGTCCCCACCATGCTATCCTCCAAGCACCACATCCAAGTCCATTAAGTGCATATAGAGGTTTCTTTGGCAGTAAGCCATTTTCTAAAATTAATAGTCAGCTAGCAATATGGGGAAAACAACCTATTGATTGGACTTTATAG
- a CDS encoding uracil-DNA glycosylase: MRVNCFQCQYFKVTWDQNNPRGCSAYQFKTKQLPSVVVKQSSGMECMHFVQKRQEVKR, encoded by the coding sequence TTGCGTGTGAATTGTTTTCAATGTCAGTATTTCAAAGTAACATGGGATCAAAATAATCCTAGGGGATGTTCAGCCTATCAATTTAAAACGAAACAACTTCCTTCAGTCGTAGTTAAACAATCTTCAGGTATGGAGTGTATGCATTTTGTACAAAAAAGACAGGAGGTAAAACGATGA
- a CDS encoding YwdI family protein, with translation MISFQTLLEEMEKHIRYAKEAKSNQQAREHLIAIRALCDVGLVEQNSNNTVTTANLEENISLQPVQLKNTTLSSSNKIREDGANGDSIFDF, from the coding sequence ATGATATCCTTTCAAACATTACTAGAAGAAATGGAAAAGCATATAAGGTATGCGAAGGAAGCAAAATCAAATCAACAAGCTCGTGAACACCTAATTGCTATCCGTGCTTTATGCGATGTAGGACTAGTAGAACAAAATTCTAACAATACTGTGACAACTGCAAATTTAGAAGAAAATATAAGCTTACAACCGGTACAATTAAAGAATACAACATTATCGTCATCTAATAAAATACGAGAAGATGGTGCTAATGGGGATTCTATTTTTGATTTTTAA
- a CDS encoding DUF423 domain-containing protein — MKGSIISGAIHGFLVVALGAFGAHGLKAILDDYSIDIWNTAVQYQMFHATAILIIGVLMSTKVFGNVPTLKWASIFMNFGIVFFAGSLYVLALTGIKVLGAITPIGGVLFLIGWVLTIVTVIKHAK; from the coding sequence ATGAAAGGTTCAATTATATCAGGCGCTATTCATGGATTTCTTGTAGTAGCGTTAGGGGCATTCGGAGCGCATGGTCTTAAAGCGATTTTAGATGATTACAGTATTGATATATGGAATACAGCTGTTCAATATCAAATGTTTCATGCCACAGCAATATTAATAATTGGGGTACTAATGAGTACTAAAGTGTTCGGAAACGTTCCAACTTTAAAATGGGCTTCTATATTTATGAATTTCGGAATTGTCTTTTTTGCAGGAAGCTTATATGTCCTAGCCCTCACTGGCATTAAAGTGTTAGGAGCAATTACACCAATTGGTGGGGTACTATTCCTAATAGGTTGGGTTTTAACTATTGTAACAGTTATTAAACATGCAAAATAA